Proteins encoded in a region of the Nostoc sp. UHCC 0926 genome:
- a CDS encoding NADPH-dependent oxidoreductase produces the protein MTNPTKLLRSRYGEIPFNYEIDWNNSLETLLSHRSVRSYLSDPLPPGTLEWLVAAAQSAASSANLQTWSVVAVEEQERKAELCKLSNNQVWVNQAPVFLVWLADLGRMAHIADSRGLPHVALDYIELLFKAIVDASVAAQNATLAAESVGLGTVYIGAIRNNTQEVATLLNLPPFVFPVFGLCVGYPNPEVQPAIKPRLPQSAVLHRETYKLAEQDEAIAHYNDIMKEFYTEQKMNAAVDWSQNSAERIATLDYLKGCKNLRETLNNFGLKLL, from the coding sequence ATGACTAATCCTACAAAACTATTGCGATCGCGCTACGGTGAGATTCCCTTTAATTACGAAATTGACTGGAATAACTCTCTAGAAACACTGCTATCTCACCGTTCAGTTCGGTCTTATTTATCTGACCCTTTACCACCAGGAACCCTGGAATGGCTAGTTGCAGCTGCTCAATCTGCTGCTAGTTCAGCTAATTTGCAAACCTGGAGTGTGGTAGCAGTTGAAGAGCAAGAGCGCAAAGCAGAATTATGCAAGCTGTCTAATAACCAAGTATGGGTTAACCAGGCTCCTGTATTTTTGGTTTGGTTAGCAGATTTAGGTCGGATGGCTCATATTGCTGACAGTCGCGGACTACCTCATGTGGCTCTGGATTACATAGAACTGTTGTTTAAAGCAATAGTCGATGCCTCGGTGGCAGCGCAAAATGCCACTCTAGCTGCTGAATCTGTTGGTTTGGGAACGGTATATATTGGCGCAATCCGCAATAACACGCAAGAGGTAGCAACACTACTAAATTTGCCACCTTTTGTGTTCCCCGTATTTGGATTGTGTGTGGGTTATCCCAATCCTGAGGTACAACCTGCTATTAAGCCACGTTTACCGCAGTCAGCTGTATTGCACAGGGAAACCTATAAATTGGCAGAACAAGATGAAGCGATCGCTCACTACAACGATATCATGAAGGAATTCTATACTGAACAAAAGATGAATGCTGCTGTTGATTGGTCGCAAAACTCAGCCGAGCGGATCGCAACTTTAGACTATTTAAAAGGATGCAAAAACTTACGTGAAACTCTCAACAACTTCGGCTTAAAGTTGCTATAA
- the nifV gene encoding homocitrate synthase has product MNKHPIQINDTTLRDGEQAAGVAFNVEEKIAIATFLDAIGVPELEIGVPAMGQEEAESIRAIANLGLNAKLLGWNRANLSDIQASIDCGLERVHISVPVSEIQIAAKFGGNQQKMLNLLRDAINFACDRGLSVSVGGEDSSRADESFLLDVAFYAQELGAFRFRFCDTVGILDPLTTYSKVRSLVHHLFIPIEMHTHNDFGLAMANSLAGLEAGAQSVNTTVNGIGERAGNAALEEIVMALKHIYGVPTGIDTKRLLELSRLVAKAANWPVPPWKAIVGENTFAHESGIHAHGVLQNPGTYEPFAPEDVGWERRLVVGKHSGRHLIFSVLQEHGITLSQPEIQSVLDAVKHQSVKVKRSLTVEELLSLVPQG; this is encoded by the coding sequence ATGAACAAACATCCCATTCAAATCAACGATACAACCTTAAGAGATGGCGAACAAGCGGCAGGTGTAGCCTTTAATGTTGAAGAAAAAATTGCGATCGCCACCTTTCTTGATGCCATTGGTGTTCCAGAATTGGAAATTGGCGTTCCGGCAATGGGGCAAGAAGAGGCAGAGTCGATCCGAGCCATTGCCAATCTGGGATTAAACGCCAAATTACTGGGCTGGAACCGTGCTAATTTGTCTGATATTCAGGCATCGATAGATTGTGGTTTGGAGCGAGTGCATATTTCCGTTCCTGTTTCAGAAATTCAGATTGCCGCCAAGTTTGGCGGCAATCAGCAGAAAATGCTGAACCTTTTGCGGGATGCGATAAATTTCGCTTGCGATCGCGGTTTATCTGTATCTGTTGGTGGAGAAGATTCCTCTAGAGCCGATGAATCTTTTCTGCTGGATGTGGCGTTTTATGCTCAAGAGTTGGGAGCTTTCCGGTTTCGCTTCTGTGACACTGTAGGAATTCTCGATCCTCTGACTACTTACAGCAAAGTTCGCTCTCTTGTGCATCATTTATTCATTCCCATAGAAATGCACACCCACAATGACTTTGGACTGGCAATGGCGAACTCGTTGGCTGGTCTTGAAGCAGGGGCGCAATCGGTTAATACCACGGTAAACGGGATTGGTGAACGGGCAGGGAATGCGGCGCTGGAAGAAATTGTGATGGCACTAAAACACATCTACGGTGTCCCAACGGGCATTGATACAAAACGGCTGTTGGAATTGTCTCGGTTAGTTGCAAAAGCTGCCAACTGGCCGGTTCCTCCCTGGAAAGCGATCGTGGGTGAAAATACCTTCGCACACGAATCAGGCATTCATGCTCATGGTGTGTTGCAAAATCCGGGCACTTACGAACCGTTTGCACCGGAAGATGTTGGTTGGGAACGTCGCCTTGTTGTAGGCAAACATTCCGGTCGGCATCTGATATTCAGTGTGCTGCAAGAACATGGAATCACGCTCAGTCAGCCAGAAATTCAATCAGTGCTAGATGCTGTAAAGCATCAGTCAGTAAAAGTTAAGCGCAGTCTCACGGTTGAAGAACTCCTGAGTTTAGTTCCCCAAGGGTGA
- a CDS encoding 2OG-Fe(II) oxygenase has product MLNFQSIRTAAMQKAPYNWALIKNLLSTEASLELAVSFPYEEFRLSEGEGYGYSWGKMLATSEDISLMLKSSDNRWRQRMAQGRLTYDLGHLSNVWQQLIEGLWTDSYRKAIAEMSGLELNNCVMDIGFRRYKLGQLHHPHTDEPNKVLTHLLFFNQQWSEDWGGCLRILKDSQPESAFQDILPLSDFSVVIVRSDNSWHMVTPLTCPVSECRLALRVAFFRNSRLTSDLGETQLAA; this is encoded by the coding sequence ATGCTTAATTTTCAGTCCATTCGTACCGCAGCAATGCAAAAAGCCCCATATAATTGGGCTTTGATAAAAAACCTGCTCTCAACTGAGGCAAGCTTAGAACTAGCTGTAAGTTTTCCCTACGAAGAGTTTCGTTTGTCAGAGGGAGAGGGATACGGATACTCTTGGGGAAAGATGCTTGCCACTAGCGAGGATATTTCCTTGATGCTCAAATCTAGTGATAATCGCTGGCGACAGCGGATGGCACAAGGCAGACTTACTTATGATTTGGGACATCTTAGTAATGTCTGGCAACAGTTGATAGAAGGACTGTGGACAGATTCTTACCGCAAAGCAATAGCCGAAATGTCTGGGTTAGAACTAAATAACTGTGTAATGGATATTGGATTTCGCCGATATAAATTAGGACAGTTACATCACCCCCATACAGATGAGCCGAACAAAGTTTTAACTCATCTGCTATTTTTCAATCAACAATGGTCTGAAGACTGGGGAGGCTGTTTGCGAATTCTTAAAGACTCCCAACCGGAATCTGCCTTCCAAGATATTCTACCCTTGAGTGATTTCTCAGTTGTGATCGTGCGTTCTGACAATTCTTGGCATATGGTAACTCCGCTTACTTGCCCTGTATCTGAGTGTCGGCTAGCTTTACGAGTTGCTTTTTTTCGGAATAGTCGCCTAACTTCAGATTTAGGAGAAACCCAGTTAGCTGCGTAG